Part of the Pleurocapsa minor HA4230-MV1 genome, CGAGTTTATCTATATAATTGTAATCAAGAATTTGCCTCTAAACTCAAACCTAATAGCTTAGTTTTAGATGCTGGAGCGGGTAATGCACCTTATCAAGAATTATTTGCTAATTTTAACTATGAAACTGCCGATAAATTTGATTCTTCTTGTAAATATGTATGCGATTTAGTTGCTATTCCAGTTCAAGATGAAAGATTTGATTATATAGTCTGTAATCAGGTTTTAGAACATTTGCCAGAACCAAAACAGGCTTTAAAAGAATTATGTAGAGTTTTAAAAACTGGGGGAGAAATTATTTGTACCACTCCCTTTTTTTACGAAGAGCATTTACAACCGAATGATTTCTATCGCTATACTCAATTTGGTCATGCTTATTTATTTAAGGAGGCTGGATTTGAAGTAGAAAAAATTGAGTGGCTCGAAGGTTATTTTGGCACACTTGCTTATCAATTGGAAGTGGCTTATAGATCTCTACCGAGCGCCCTCACTAGCATAGTCAAAAATTGGTTTGGCTTGGTATTATCTCCTTTTTTGATCTTATGCAAAGTTTTATTTTTGCTGTTGTCAGCTATTTTTTACCGCCTCGATCTTAAAGTAAAATTTACTTCTAATGGTCATCCCAAAAATTATGTAATTATCGCTAAAAAAGTTTAATTAAACAGTTTAAATTTAGTCAAATAATTGAGCAAAATAAAAGTATTATTTCCAAATAAGTGGATAAAAAATCTCCAGCTAAAAGAATAAGTTATTCCGTACAAAATATACTAAAACTTAGGTTTGAATTGAGTAATGAAAATTATTATTTCTAATACCGTAATTTTAAACGGTGGGGATGCTGCTATCTTAATTAGCATTATCAAAATATTGCA contains:
- a CDS encoding class I SAM-dependent methyltransferase; this translates as MKQIIGRIKTKIEQYLLKNSSRVYLYNCNQEFASKLKPNSLVLDAGAGNAPYQELFANFNYETADKFDSSCKYVCDLVAIPVQDERFDYIVCNQVLEHLPEPKQALKELCRVLKTGGEIICTTPFFYEEHLQPNDFYRYTQFGHAYLFKEAGFEVEKIEWLEGYFGTLAYQLEVAYRSLPSALTSIVKNWFGLVLSPFLILCKVLFLLLSAIFYRLDLKVKFTSNGHPKNYVIIAKKV